Within Pseudomonas antarctica, the genomic segment GAAAATATCCGATAAGGATGGTGTACGGCATGATTTGAAAAAAGAGGACTTGCGGCAATTACGTACAAACATGAGTCTCAAGCTCCAGGGCTTGGGCTACAACGTTAAGGCCACTCATAAAAGAGACTTCACTCTCAAGAACGCTTTGAAGCAAGAACCCGAGAGAACTCGTAATCTTTATGAAGTGGTTGAGTTTGGCTCAACGAATTACCAGTTCGACAAAAAGAACAAGCACTCTCAATACATCACCTACAAGACGATAAGCGGGCAGAAGGAAGTGACCATTTGGGGTAAAAATCTTATCGCGGAAATTGAGCGTAAACAGGTGAAAGTCGGAAGTGTGATCCGACTAAAAAAGGCAGGGGCAATAGATGTGAAAGTGCCGCTATACGACAACAACGGAGAGGTTAAGGGTTACAAAGATGTTAAGCGCAATGACTGGAAAATCGAGAATACCAGTCTCGACAGCGGGCAAAGGTCTATAGCTAAACCTGAGAAGGAGATAAATCTACACAGTCCAGAACGTCAAAAGAAGCAGATGAAACAAAAGCTCCAGTTCATTCAGCGCAAGGATGAATCGTTGAAACCCAAGATTAGCCTTGGGTTTGGTTTTAAGTTATGAGTTGCTTGTTCAGTAGGTGTCAACTTTGACCAAAACGAAGTGGTCATACGGAACGGTCACACCGGCCTTGAATTTCCATGTGTCATTGGGAGCCAGGTTGCTTGCGTTGGCAATGGCATTCCCTACCAGGGCGTTATTGGCATCGTACAAATTGAAATGGACGAAAACACTTTTTAATGGCTGGCCCCTGGTGTTGGTGGCTGTGCCGGTGATGTATGAAATCGACGGTGCTGGGCCAGCAATCGCTTGCAGGTTCCCTACTTCTACCCCTGATTGCTCATTGGCGAAAACCGCCGTGGAAAGCGCCATGCAGGCGGCGACAGCTAGAGCGTAAATGGCTTTCATTGGTTGATCCTTCAATTATTGGTGTGGTGTTACCCCTCAATGTACAAGAAAAGAACCACGCCGAGGCCGGATGCGCAGCGTGCGATTTTGTCCGCTTTCATCCCCGGCTTGGTTACTGGGTCCGGTCAGCGCGACAAGTCACCCTGCCCACCCCCAGTCTGATTTTTCCGGCCGATAAATGGCGTGTATATCCCTTTGACATATCCAGCGCCTCGGCTATCATGGGATATACAATATGTATATCCAAAGAGGTGTGGCATGGAACAAGGTTCTGTATTTCTAAGTAATCGTAGCCAGGCTGTGCGCTTACCCAAGGCCGCTGCGCTGCCCGACGATGTTAAGCGTGTGGATGTGATCGCCATAGGTAGAACGCGAATCCTCACGCCTGCTGGGGAGTCCTGGGATAGCTGGTTTGATGGTGAGGGTGTGACGGCTGATTTTATGGCTGATCGTGAGCAACCCGCCGATCAAGAGCGGGAATCGTTCTGATGCTCAAGTTCATGCTGGACACCAACATCTGCATCTTCACCATAAAGAACAAGCCAGAGCATGTGCGTGAGGTGTTCAAAGCGCACCACGGCCAACTGTGCATCAGCACTGTGACCTTGATGGAACTCATCTACGGCGCGGAAAAATCCTCTAACCCAGGGCGAAACCTGGCTGATGTGGAGGGCTTCGCAGCACGGCTTGAAGTCCTGAAATACGATCAGGATGCGGCAGCGCACACAGGGCAACTGAGGGCAGAGCTTGCCAAAGCGGGTACGCC encodes:
- the mobP1 gene encoding MobP1 family relaxase; protein product: MAANTDKEWRIKRARSEQASKSAFAFKINQSNKNGGKASQAIRQLPSKEIMVKITGSATTAKGIKNTLDYISHDGELSLYDENGDEWKGEEGINELKESIVQSGIKAPDAKNVDEAAELKKQTHNIIFSPPPSEKVSREELLSTVRETLSDKYPNNAFVLAYHDNTEKPHVHAVLKISDKDGVRHDLKKEDLRQLRTNMSLKLQGLGYNVKATHKRDFTLKNALKQEPERTRNLYEVVEFGSTNYQFDKKNKHSQYITYKTISGQKEVTIWGKNLIAEIERKQVKVGSVIRLKKAGAIDVKVPLYDNNGEVKGYKDVKRNDWKIENTSLDSGQRSIAKPEKEINLHSPERQKKQMKQKLQFIQRKDESLKPKISLGFGFKL
- a CDS encoding FxLYD domain-containing protein, which gives rise to MKAIYALAVAACMALSTAVFANEQSGVEVGNLQAIAGPAPSISYITGTATNTRGQPLKSVFVHFNLYDANNALVGNAIANASNLAPNDTWKFKAGVTVPYDHFVLVKVDTY
- the vapB gene encoding type II toxin-antitoxin system VapB family antitoxin, which translates into the protein MEQGSVFLSNRSQAVRLPKAAALPDDVKRVDVIAIGRTRILTPAGESWDSWFDGEGVTADFMADREQPADQERESF
- the vapC gene encoding type II toxin-antitoxin system tRNA(fMet)-specific endonuclease VapC, which encodes MLKFMLDTNICIFTIKNKPEHVREVFKAHHGQLCISTVTLMELIYGAEKSSNPGRNLADVEGFAARLEVLKYDQDAAAHTGQLRAELAKAGTPIGPYDHMIAGHARSQGLILVTNNLREFNRVPGLRVEDWV